AACCTATCAGTGTCCATTCGTGATGTACATAAAAGTTAATCAGCAGTGATGTACATAAAAGTTAATCAGTACACCATTGTACACGTGGACAGTCAATCATCATGTACATTATGTACACATAAATGTTAATAAATGTTATCAGCTATTGGAACGCCAAAACATTATTCATCTTTGTACACCGGTTATCAATGTCAATCTTTAACTTTTATGTACACCAAACCTATCAGTGTTTCTTACGGTACATTAACTTTTATGTACACCAAACCTATCAGTTTCCATTTTTCACTTTCTTCATTTTAGTTTAGTGTTCCATTTTTAGATTAGTATATTCGTGAAAGTGGATGTCGTTTGACACTAAAACATATCAAAGATGTTCAGTTTGAAATGCTTGGGCTTATGGGATTGACCTTATAAGTGAAATATAGTTCAAGTATATATgtacacaaataatatataatgttgtacatgtgtacaccaACAATTGTACGTCACAGAGACAAGGTCATTAACTTATCAACGCCTATATCAAGATCTAAAATAAACCTTCATCTTTTCGACTAGCATCAAGAGTGATGAGACAAATTGATTGATAGATAGCTTGCCTTACCACACCAACCACCTTAGCTTTAGAAGGCCGGAAGTAACCTAAGATTCTTATAGTAGCATTTGATGTGTCACCTTCCCTCCCTTCACTGAAAACAACATAAAATAGAGTGTTCAAAATCAAAGATGTCAACTTACTTAGTTGCAAAACGCCCCTCTATTTCATTCGCTCGTCTAGTTCTTCCACAACCGAAGGCTCTGATTTTAGGTACCAAACAGATTGTAAGAAACATGATTCAAGTAATACCgactaaaacaaaacaaaatcgaaAAGATATAATTTACCGTCAGCTCTCTCTTTCATGTGTTTTTTCGTCTAGTCGCCATCTTTTTCGGCACTATCTCTATCGTCGAAACAAACTTCTGTCGATAGTAAGTTTCTCaagcttctttcttctctttcactTTGGGAATCCTAaatcttgattaaaaatattatatccaAAAGTAAAAGGCAAGTGAGCtaattattaaaatcaattaaatttggTTTCGGGTCCACCAATTTGATTTATTCAAAATTcgaaaaacaaactaaaaataaaaagcaaCGAGGGAATTAGTTTCTGGTTTGCTTTTTTAGGGTCATGATAGTCTTTCATTCCGATAAACTACCCAAGTAGTGCTATGTGACCTGCAGTGTAATTAAAAGAGACATTTACATTGAGAGTTAGTTTATGTGATTTTATTACACAATAAGTCAGTTACAACTACTGAGGTAGTTTTGCTATGGTTGTTTACTTTGCTATCCCTAACAAGCTTaacgtttctttttcttttttagtttagtgtttttaaaatttaaattgttttttaattggAAAGAGATAAGAACGACATTAAAGAGTTTTCAACCAcacctttttatatttttttcatcttttgCACGTTTACCTAAAAATTGTGCTAAGAAAAGTTGAAAAATCACGCCGAGAAAGTTAATTGATTTGACGACGGAGGCGGTGGAGCTAGATGACATAACAGAGAAAGTATCTAGGCAAATAGAGACTCGATGACTTCAATAACCACAAAATCCTTATCTCCTTCATCCTCCAACGCGTAGTCTCAGATCTCGATCAACTAACCACAATCTGTTTCCCAAAATTTCAATCAGAGAGTTGTTCATCCATGGTCAAAGTCACAGTTTATCTTCCTTCTCATATGAATCAACTCTCCATTTTGTTTTGTCTCCGCCATCATCACCGCTCACTCATTAATGCTCTCCAACGGTCTGAGTTTGATTACCACTTCAAATTGTATTAAACCTCTTTGTCTAATACTCTTATTATTCTGTCACCGGAAAACTCTTTTCCATCAAGTCTAATTACCGCTTTGAACTATACAACACTGCGGGTCAAAGCGTTCGTCTTGAATGTGTTGGGTAtgtataatttagatttttttacttattcataacaaaattttcatttaaataagcATTATATGCTCTTAGTTGCAGTGATGTGGTTTGTATTCTTAAATACAATATTAGTCATATGAACACATGTAGATATATGTAAAAAGTACACATTGTTGATGTGTACATGTGGATATCATATAGGAGGCGTACACGTGTACATAAAGAAACTCTATGTTCTTTGATTAAGCATCCATATTTATTTGTCCACATATCTATGTTGTAGCATGTATGTGTGTATTGTATATTAAGTATCTTTAAAATTAATACTTGATaatatctaaaagaatacaaCTTAAATTAACAACTCAAATGTGATGTGTAACATTTCCGTTCACAACAAGTAAAAGAAACGTGAAGGAAAAACATGCTCATAATTTAAACACAACTTTTCAAGACAGTGTGGAGAAGAAAGTGATCAAGTATTTAAATTTAGAACAGTAGAAAATGTTTGTTTCATTCTTATTATGCGTAACAGTATTGTGTATCCTAATGatgttttatgtatttatttttgtacATATGTATATTGTTTGCAATTGTACATTTTGATATTGGGTATCTGTACATGTTGACAAACGTACATGTGGATAATGTACAAGCGTACATGTGGACAATTATATGTGTACACTAGAGCATTAAATCCACATGTACACTACGTACAATATTTGAATTAACGtttataaatgtagatttaaacacaattttatcatccattattaaaattaatataaaaaatgtctTTTGAATTGCTCTGATTTCTATTGGTGGCTGAATTAAATTAAGCTTCAACACTAACAATCTCGTATCGTTATCTTTCttgacaaaaatatttattggaAAGACTTCAATAAGGCtaccaacaacaacaccaatatCGAGaaacaacaaattttttttatcagaataAAAAGGTAGGATTTTTTGGCGGGGACGCTGGACATCGGTGGCGGAGACGCCGGACATCTGTGGCGGAGACGACATAGAAAAGTGGTGAAGACGTTGCAGGTCAGCTACTTCTTCTCCGTCGTCTTTTATATCGCTTCATCTACATCTTCACAAAACAAGCTTCTACAACAATGGccgaaaagagagagaaagaaagagaaaaataaaagagataatgagaaaaaagtaagaaatttgtgttatttagttaaatattaaTTCGGCTTCAATTGAGTAGGTTTGGTTTTCATAGGTTGAGAGAAGTGAAAAGTGCGTTGGGAAAAGGAAAAAGTGTGCGAGGAGCAGAAACTGTCTTAAAGTGTTATTAGAAAGTATAAAACTGACCTTGAGtgtaatattttctaattaaaaCCCAGAAACTGTCACtgagtataaatcactcttaGTTTGATTACAGTGATAGTTAAGGTTAGTTTATAGATATGTGGACTTTATTTCTGGCCACTAGATTGAAAAGAGAAAAGTATATCGAATGGTGGTGGGGATATGATGGTGACGTGAATTTATGGCCTTGTGTTCGTAggtttcaagtttgaaactttgctGAAGAAACACAGTTTTTTATATCACTTTATTTCCAACATTTTTATTTGTCTTTATTTCATATATctactatatataacatatgttttttttctttttattttgatatccatatttatatatattttttttgataattttaatttatactatagaTTATGAATTGTGAGTTTTAAGAAATAAATTGTGGATGGCTAAACATGTTGAATATAGATGGTTGAGAGGCAACATGCAATCGAAATTGTTCATACAGCTTCTTTAACAATCATGTAGTTATCTGCTTGTTTCCGATTTAAACCAGAAAGAAGTATAGACAaggtttttaattttacaaGAGATTTCGTGGACAAAGTTTTGTGGACGAGGTTTTGTGGACgggatttttaattttacaagaGGTTTCGTGTATTAGGTCTTGTGGACGAGGTTTTTAATTTTGCAAGAAGTTATGCGTTTGAGGTTTCATAATATAAGTCactttttgataatttaaaattttaaaatttatactatGGCTAGATTAATTGTGGACaagctttaaaaaataatttgtggaTGGAAAATTGTGAATGGCTAAACATGTTGAACATAGATGATTGAAAAGCAACTTGCAATCAAACTTGTTTATACAACTTTTTTTACAATCATGTAGTTATCtgcttgtttctgatttaaacaagaaagaaagtatacacaagattttaattttacaagAGGTTCTGTGTACGAGGTTTCTTGGACAAAGTTTTATGGACAAGGTTCTGTGTACGAGGTTTCGTGGACAAAGTTTTATGGACAAGGTCTTGTGGACGAGGTTTTGTGAAAACATTTTGAGAAACAGCTCTAGAACCAAACAAATGCATTTGAGAAAGTAACAACACAACCACATATGCAGAATCATGTAGTTATCTGCttgttttctgttttaaaaaagaaagaaagaatacacaagattttaattttacaagAGGTTCTGTGTACGAGGTTTCGTGGACAAAGTTTTATAGACAAGGTTCTGTGTACGAGATTTGTGGACAAAGTTTTATGGACAAGGTCTTGTGGACGAGGTTTTGTGAAAACATTTTGAGAAACATCTCTAGAACCAAACAAATTCATTTGAGAAAGTAACAACGCAACCACATATGCACATACACAACTTATACAAAAATCTAAAGCTTTGATGTTTTTGTTATTCAGTTCAAGGCTCAAAATAACAGTGTTTGACCCAAAAAATATAGAGTTGAGCAAATGATAGCACAAAAGTACACGTACATACAGAACTTAAGCAATAAATAGCTTGTACCAAAAACCTATTTTTCAATGTTTTTCGTTATTGAGTTCAAGGCTATTTTCTTAATCTGGAACTGATTCCACATCCACTATTTCAGGGATCTTTTCCAGCGCTCAATACCCATCTTAATCGTCATAACAGAACTTGGCATGAACGCATGTTCCCCACTATGTCACTCGAACAGTATTGCCATCAGTCTATATAATTCTTGAGATCTTCATCACCATGAATTCCGAGTTAACTCAGGAAGAACGATTCGAGTTTGCGGAATCCATTGTTGAGTTATACAATTAACACCTCGGAAAGCTGATCCTCAATCCATATTCCACACGCCACCAGAAATCGTCTGGTTTGTCGTCCGTCGATATTATGCAAAAGATGAGATCTTGGATTTTCACTAAAACCAGAACTTGGAAGTGCGTGAAGAGAGAGATAGTcttaatttgttctttttaattttattttcagccatttaattaaagaaaaagtaAGAAAATTAAAGTTTAGTTGAAGGACAAAACAGACAAACAACAAGCATAAAGTGTGCTACAAGCACAATGTGCCTGTCAATGTAATTGAAAAGATGAAATGTGTCTTCCAATGTAATTTTCTCTTTATCTTCATCTCCAAGTATTCTCTCATTTTGCTGTCCGCAAGTTACATTGTACCAAATGACAGTTATTAAAACACCGTAGATAAAAAATATCACTATCAAAGAGATGCATAGCCacaagtaaaaaataataatcaatgaTAGGCATCTCCCACAAAAGCTACCAAGATTCATGATTGTTCaatcttcaaatcttgaaaataGTTTCATCCTTTTGACCTAATTTTCTGATATACATGATAAAACCTCCTGATGTTGTCAAGACGTCGTGGCAGTCGTTGTGATTCAAAGGTACTGGGAAAGGTACAACCCGACATTGATAGTATAAATCATGAGAGACAAGTACTTCAGATTTAAGACGATCGTCGCGACATTTAAAGTAAACCGTACCGTTCAGAGTCTCAGTACGGAGGAAAAAGACTAGAATAGAGCAGTGAACGATCTTTGAAGTCCAAACCCCTGTCTCAGAGGAATAAATACACATACTCAAACTACACgagatattatattttgttttcagtgAAGCTAACCTAACAACTTTGAAGTCCAAAACGACACCATCCTTGTCTACACGAGTCACTAAACCAACCACACGAGAGTTAACATCTGTCGGAGGGATTTTGACCCATTGTTGTAAAACTGGATTGCCCACATAGCAGCTATAATCATCAGAACAATGTCTTTCAAGCAAAACCAAACCGTTGGAAGAAGCCGTATAGTATTGAAGAGAAAgtgggatgtaagaagctagaGACTTGGGAAGATCCCATGTCTTGCATCCATGGAACCCTATCAGTTCTTTTCCTTCGCATGATATTAGAGACCAAGCGGGAGAGGAGTTTTTGTGGAGAGACACGAATAGACGTCGAAAATACACGGACTCGAGTGTTGATTTCCATGTTTTGCTAACGGATTTGAATCGAGAGATGCTTCTCAAGGGTAACCTTGCTAGAATCTCTGCTAGTATCGCCTCTGGGAGTTGTATGGTGCTTGTTAAGGTTTCCATTGAACATCTACGATCAGGTTTTACGGTTTTGGGATTAAATGAATTTTCTATTTGTTAaagcgtatatatatatatattgtggaAGCACCGTGACCtagtggttaaggtttaaaggtttctacacccaggtctggggttcgaatcTCAGGCTATACAATCTCTTGTAGATTGCGCTTTATAGAGGTCCATGTTTCAATTCCCGAAGAaagcgatttattaaacaatcaTGCAAACTACGGAAGAAAagcttacaagagatcttcaacatggtgcaagtaaatctgggcAGGCGTAgtaggacggctcaggtgatgcagttaggcatAGATCCTtataaggcaggtagtattgtcggttgtcgaatcgtctatgtaatctttctcataattgtaatatcataataaatcagcttttaaaagaaaacatatatatatatttagaaataaagaaaaatattgttttgtacaCATACCCCAATCATACATATATTGTTCCTAATAGACCCCTTTGGACGAGATTGGCTCAGAGCCTCAAACACTtgataatatatgaaaaatgattgaaatctggttaatttttcttttgtatttttttttcatgtttgatgtttatctaatctattaatttagggtcTTATTTTAATCTACCATTAATGAGTCATAGTAGGACCacttaaaaaattagttaatatgacaaatttgattatttacattaataataaaccaactataaatttaaatattttttaattataacaaaatctgttgaaaaaaaatctaacaaaatcttacttaaaaatttaaatatttttataaaataacatattaattaatggGCTTTTGCAAATATGATTCAAAACTTGAAGTCCAACAAAAAACTAACCcttgttttttttggaactttgacTTGCCTCTTTCACCTCTaaagttcagattattcacgaaaatgccatcactttttttttttttttgaaaatgcttattttactctatcactctcatctttctcaagtattcacaatattgtcattgccttcaatacaccaaccaccatgaacaaccaatttgaagctcttaatgcacctaaaaaatcgatttacactctttctttttcaatttttatgaataaaaaacaaaatctctttactttctctccatattcatccaaaaaaactcaagattttgattctaaattttttatggttcataaagccattgaagcttaagattcttggtgggtcacttttgtttaagattctgggtgcttggagaagacttttGTGTGCTAAAaaagttatctcactggttgaaactgtgaaattagtttttttccagatctgttcgtccagacgactttcgggtaagtcgtctggctgtagacgacttacatggaagtcttctggtcaatgcagaggttaattttgcaattgacttttaattgtgtttttctagacgacttacatggaactcatccatctttgtttgttaaaaaaaaaattgagacgacttccatgtaaatcGTATAAGGTaaacaggttagttttgcatttgaccggattgtgtcagaatttgacttttcctgaacgacttccatgtaagtcatctcaggttagttttgcaattgaaaaataaaacaagaaaatttagttttgtctagacgacttacaccgAAGTCGTCCATCAGACAACTTCCACGaaagtcgtccatgattttattccaAGATTCTGATCAAACCTTCcttatcttggacgacttccatataagtcgtcggacggacgacttccgtgtaattcgtctagaaaaaaatattttttttttgttatttttcaattgcaaaactaacctgagacgacttacatggaagtcatctagatataataaaatattgagtttttaattttctactggacgatTTACATGTAAGTcttccaggaaaagtcaaatttctgacacaatccggtcaaatgcaaaactaacccattttccctagacgacttacatggaagtcgtctcgaatttttttgtttaacaaacaaagatggacgacttccatgtaagtcgtctaggttaaaaatcaattgcaaaactaacctaaatgaACGAAGTCGTCTGCGTCactgtttaataaactttcattttctctaaaactataaagactttctaattttttttgttaattcatgtatattagtcaatattgggattactgaatgaaatttataacttaattggtgatatttataaggttaccaacattcatgcttagtaaagtttctagctaattgagaagacttccgtgttagtttttgtaaatttgttaagtaattttaagatatgtttatttaattttcaaaagtgttaagtaacttcaagaatatcaagtaacatggtttaatgtgtcttctcagatcataagatatactttttacttatgtatctaatgaaagtgttctagctttgaacttatgtaatgttttatgttttgtgaatttgactaagttttcttgagaattaTTCTCCCTTTGttgtaataaatttaattaattttttgtgttattgtgttttgctattgaagttgtatcaataatTTCAATTATGTCAAAtaattttggcaagataatgtcgtggaaaatgaacatatttaccaaattttttcattaatatctcttcaaattttcaaaaaagtCACAAATAAAGGAGTACatatgcaaatcacaaaacataccacaaacaaaacaattatagatcattcctctacaaggacaagcttagactccacttgatatggaagaagaccccGTCataagacttcctggaagtcgtctggaagacttctttgaagtcgtctggaagacttcctggaagtcttctagcgcatTGTGTTTTAAAAGACTTCTGAGAAGACTTCCCATAggtcttccaaagtctgatccagatctgaaaaacatgtatatcaaatCTAGATCCGTAAAACCTTcatatcatatcaaaaaacgttcaaatgacttaaaacagagaaaatgagtggaaaattagataaacatacttttatagaacaaacaaagtacatatccaagtggaagatgagaaccatctgattaaaactTGCAACAAAtagatagattagtgagaaagacatgagacaaaaataaaaatttcatataaagtttagtgttttcaattcaaagagattagagtgggtttggagagttttagtttgggaaaaagtATGAATCTTATGCAATATGAGGTtacaaaatgaagaaaaatcaacctaagaacttaccaaaacgctcagatctattatgaaagggagacatgagagaagactccgtcagaagacttactggaagtcgtctggaagacttcctggaagtcgtctggaagtcttctagcccagaagtcttccagatctgaaaaacctgcatatccaaatccaaatttgaaaaacctgcatctccaaaaacgtttaaatggcttaaaaacagagaaaatgagtggaatattagatatatctacctttatagaacacacaaaaatacatatctaaaattaataaatctacctttaaatgagtggaagatgaaaaccatgtgatgcaaaacctgcaaaacaagataaactagtgagaaagacatgagacaaaaacaataaattgatataaattttggtgtttataatttcaaagagattagagagaagttggagagttttagaataaggaacataccatttttgttgcagctatTTGAGAGGAGGatagagaatgtgtaaatttttttttatatatggagacaaaaattccaataaggttaaatattttcgatcagaagacttactagacgacttacttgtaagtcacccagaagacttcaatatttttagcggaaaactaaactatttttagcgggaaactaaaatatttttagcgggagctagaagacttcccaggCGAATTACATGTTACTCGTCTAGACCCttaacataacccctaaactaaattaactaactaaacacttcataaaataaattaaacttaaaaagtgtttactatacacagaaataatcacatgtagataaaaatttaatttttcaaaaaaacatttaagctttccaaaatctaccctaagaatacatacaatactacaacatatgttgccaaaccctagaccaaagaatatcatgattcagtactttcactcatctatgttgaaaacaattaaattttattatatcttaatttatatcacttaaaactgtttataattacatgattttatttttttgcttatcaaaatattttttacaaaatttgtaaattatttttaagatcaactataccagacgacttccgtggacgtcgtccagaagacttaacagAATCTCGAAAGACTCAGAAGACTTAGCGGggatatattcgtaaaaatgagttctgtttttttatttggtcacaaggggttggCTGTtatttcacaaggcttttgggttacttttgcatttgattcaagtttgggtatacttttgcaatcaaaatcaagttttgagtcatatttggtaagTCTCccttaattaatttcgtaattattaatataatatttttgtaaatcagtgttaactaaaattttatcatgaaaaataaaataaaaattatatacctttttataaattctataattatattcgatattacataaaaatagaagtgctatattaattaaatatgacaaaattatattaaataggtaaattaacaaattttaatttttaaaaatggtttcatttaatatttttctcattcatCATTAAAATGGGttcgtaaattatataatatatttatacaaaaataaatttattaacataggttaaaattttatatctacaactatatattatctttttatttattttgaaattctcaacaatatattgcttaaaatgtttatatacaaaaatataatcgtatataataactttttgttcatatactatttaaaaaaatacgtaattagaaaactatgagattttagtaattcatttaaaatattaatcacaAATCAAAttgtaattataatttttttttcaattataacaaaatctgctCAGAAAAGTTTAGAATatattaccaaaaattcaaatctttttttataaaataatgtattaaagtagtaacaaaaacatattcaaaattcatgtaatcttccaaacttaaaaatagtagtgcaattttataaagttttcttgacaaaatataagattttgaaaataaatattcaaactcaaaatgataatatttcaaattttacaaaagataaaaaacgtagataataaagaataactttttgaaatgACCACAAATAAGtaaactatatatgttgtaaaaattaaggcaatctaatattttaaaattttaattaaaaatgaaaagaaaacttaatatcataacatccaaaatatatatatcaataaaatttactaaaataattttatagatgCTACTATGTAAAATAATAGTGCTATATTACATTGTTCTTAATATAAATCCCGTacaatactaaaataatatatattaaagtatatttttaaaagacatgtaaatataaattatcttaaacatatttcatttctataatagaaataaataaattttaaaaatatattatagaaaaatgtataaattaaagaaaaaaacatattttaaaggaggttatctatttgattatttcatattgttattttattgtacctaacatgaaaatatattaataagtaataaaaataataataaagtaaaatgtattaaacaaatcactatatattaataatgccgaataaaaaatataaacaataatattatagagctACACAATACATAatactaaaatagaaattatatatttaaaacatttgtaataatagtaaatatatttataaaatgaaaaaatattcgCACGGACGTGCAGAtcgggttaaaatctagtttttctttttaaaatattctcagTTCCAACAACCAAACTCTTATCTCTATGGACATGTGGCAAGAAAGAAGACAATTCAGCATTACGTAAAGAGCTCTTCCGAGTAGAAGCTAGGAACTGTTCAGAGAATCAACAAATGATCAAGCTAAACATACGAACCGGCAGATTAGTATTACATTGACTTAAGTAGGCTTGTCAATGCCTTCCTTGTTAAATGttcaaatacttttaataaaagttTCTTAGATGGACTCTTCGTTATCCTCATTTGGCTTTTCTCTCGGGCACAATTATCgagttttcaaatttgaacatGTTCTCCGAAGCCGGTGGTGCAGGCGCACGCCGGCGTCGCCTCTGCCAGTCTTTCTTAGCCACGACTCCATCTTTAATTCACTTCTGTTGTGTATCTCTTATGGTTTCTTTCAACTTTGCTGCTCTGGATCTACTGTCAACACTACCGGTAGAGATCTCCGTGGTCTCGTACTGTTGGTCGGAGTTCACCAGAGTGGACCTCTTCTCCGGGGACTCTTGGATAATTGTTTCAGACGATACCTCTCTCCATCTTTTCATCCTCCATGTCTGCTCTCATCCGCTCTTCAGATCTATAAACCTATTTAACTCAACTTCAGCGATGAAGCGCCTGGCCGAAGACCCACACCATAAACGACCGCAGCCACATCTTCTCTTAACATCTTGAGTTAATCCGGCGACCGATGTAGATGGGATTCCATTCCCGCGACCAGATCTATTTCTTCAAAGCTTGATAAGGTTGTGTTGTCTGCTTAATACTCTCACCTTCTCCACCCGGTTAAGTTATATTCTCTCCAGTCTTGCTTGGAAGTCCGACAAAACCTGTTATGGTGAAGAACAGTCTCCTCCTCCGACTTATCTCGATGGCCATCTAGCTTGTTCCGGTGAGCTCTGCAAATACCAACCAACCACTGCTCTTTGTCTTTCAGCCGGGGATTTCCTCGCCGCTTCCGACTCGTACTCCAGATCCACAACGTCCCTTGCCAATGAGCCAGCGGCTATTGGACCAAGATTCAAATCTTCATGGGCCTGGCCCAGTACTTTGGCTGAAGCTGCCAGcccagttatcaatcttctaaAATCCAGAAACCTGCAACACATTGTGAGCCAAtcaattttggttttggtttctcTGGTTAATTTAAAGAGCTTCGATGGATTCATTGAAGTCTTTTTTCTGAGCTTATTGCAATATCACTCACTTAGGAAGCAATTTTTGGTGGATTCACCGGATCTGTTATCGTTTTCATCATCCTCCTTGGTCGAGGACAGAATCTTACAATCATGCCTCCATTCTATGAACGGAGATGTTCTTTCGGATCCTTTTCCGAGTTATTGTTTCAGCTTACTCACCAGTCTGTTTCTTTGCGTAGCGGTCTGTACGGGGCCAGAAGGTGC
The window above is part of the Brassica napus cultivar Da-Ae chromosome C3, Da-Ae, whole genome shotgun sequence genome. Proteins encoded here:
- the LOC106384711 gene encoding F-box protein At3g26010-like, with protein sequence METLTSTIQLPEAILAEILARLPLRSISRFKSVSKTWKSTLESVYFRRLFVSLHKNSSPAWSLISCEGKELIGFHGCKTWDLPKSLASYIPLSLQYYTASSNGLVLLERHCSDDYSCYVGNPVLQQWVKIPPTDVNSRVVGLVTRVDKDGVVLDFKVVRLASLKTKYNISCSLSMCIYSSETGVWTSKIVHCSILVFFLRTETLNGTVYFKCRDDRLKSEVLVSHDLYYQCRVVPFPVPLNHNDCHDVLTTSGGFIMYIRKLGQKDETIFKI